The following coding sequences lie in one Arachis hypogaea cultivar Tifrunner chromosome 9, arahy.Tifrunner.gnm2.J5K5, whole genome shotgun sequence genomic window:
- the LOC112710333 gene encoding uncharacterized protein has translation MDSSDEEKDGVSGNHVPKDLSCLASKGEKFVDAVLNGQNELCLENFRMDKSIFYKLCDMLQAKGLLRHTNRIKIEEQLAIFMFIIGHNLRTRAVQELFRYSGETISRHFNNVLNAILSISLDYFQPPGSEVPPKIFEDPRFCPYFKDCVGAVDSIHVPVTVGVDEQGPFRNKNGLLSQNILAACSFDLKFCYVLAGWEGSATDLQVFNSAITRQNRLQVPEGKYYLVDSKFPNVPGFIAPYSNTPYHSKEFPSGHTPQHAGELFNQRHSLLHSISDRTFGALKARFPILMSAPSYPLQTQVKLVVATSALHNYIRSEKPDDWIFKMYGEGMPFSMEESLPSLEEEVLPMSRIESHTHPPLDSTFYADEIALASQLRDSIATEIWNDYIHGLPPM, from the exons ATGGATAGTTCTGATGAGGAAAAGGATGGAGTCTCTGGGAATCATGTACCCAAAGATCTGAGTTGCTTGGCATCTAAAGGTGAAAAGTTTGTAGATGCAGTACTTAATGGTCAAAATGAACTTTGTCTAGAGAACTTCCGCATGGATAAGAGTATATTCTACAAGTTGTGTGATATGCTGCAAGCCAAGGGTTTATTACGCCACACAAATCGAATCAAAATTGAGGAGCAACTGGCCATATTTATGTTCATTATTGGACATAATCTGCGGACAAGGGCCGTTCAAGAGTTATTTCGTTATTCTGGAGAAACTATTAGTAGACATTTTAACAACGTCTTGAATGCAATATTGTCAATTTCATTGGATTATTTTCAGCCTCCTGGTTCTGAAGTTCCTCCGAAAATCTTTGAAGATCCTAGATTCTGTCCATATTTTAAA GATTGTGTGGGAGCAGTTGACAGTATACATGTACCTGTGACAGTTGGTGTGGATGAGCAAGGACCTTTCCGTAATAAGAACGGTTTACTTTCACAGAATATTTTGGCAGCATGCTCATTTGACCTCAAATTCTGTTATGTTTTGGCTGGCTGGGAAGGATCCGCCACAGATTTACAGGTTTTTAACTCTGCAATCACCAGGCAGAATAGATTGCAGGTTCCTGAAG GTAAATACTACCTTGTAGATAGCAAGTTTCCAAATGTGCCAGGTTTCATTGCTCCATATTCCAATACTCCATATCACTCCAAGGAATTCCCAAGTGGTCACACCCCGCAGCATGCAGGTGAACTGTTCAATCAACGGCACTCGTTATTGCACAGTATCTCCGATCGAACTTTCGGGGCTTTAAAGGCACGGTTCCCCATATTGATGTCTGCTCCTTCATACCCATTACAAACACAGGTGAAGTTAGTGGTGGCAACAAGTGCATTGCACAATTACATTCGCAGTGAGAAACCGGATGATTGGATTTTCAAAATGTATGGAGAGGGGATGCCATTTTCAATGGAGGAATCGCTACCATCTTTAGAAGAGGAAGTTCTGCCAATGTCACGCATTGAGTCGCACACGCATCCGCCGCTAGATTCTACTTTTTATGCAGATGAAATTGCTCTTGCTTCGCAGTTGAGAGACTCAATTGCAACTGAAATCTGGAATGATTATATCCATGGTTTGCCTCCCATGTAG